One genomic window of Coregonus clupeaformis isolate EN_2021a chromosome 12, ASM2061545v1, whole genome shotgun sequence includes the following:
- the LOC121578221 gene encoding G-protein coupled receptor 22-like produces the protein METDSYTPTPVPSDWAGMVVSVGALEAISGGSVSSSTAWYMPYSLGFQVSLTAFLMLELVLGFSSNMTVLVLYYSQSKLVDSVSNMVTVNLHVLDVVLCVLCLPLTLVVVLLPPGPNLALLCCFHEACVTFASIATAINVLVISVDRYDISVRPANRLLTPRRAGLLLTAVWATSLAVFFIPFLEVEFLTGGEENGKHIPASSSSAAWHNRTLLCVGGQGYHTSLAFYYHLLLQVPIFFTTVAVMLFTYSRILRALNIRIGSHIKNSQGGAVRDRTTSPPALSSAPLVSLEGPATAAPVPGPTVQASVSAIIALRRAVRRHRDRRKRQRRVFRMSLLIISTFLGCWAPLSMANVLILGLGPSDTLVSMRLWFLALAYGTTVSHPLLYAFTRQKLRRVLRAKVKKRVVSLLQLDPSPGGTVIHNSWVKPRKGCQLRLEGSDATGCCLAEPL, from the exons ATGGAGACGGACAGCTACACCCCGACCCCGGTCCCCAGCGACTGGGCTGGGATGGTGGTGAGCGTGGGGGCCCTGGAGGCGATCTCGGGGGGGAGTGTCTCCTCCAGCACAGCCTGGTACATGCCCTACTCCCTGGGCTTCCAGGTGTCCCTGACTGCCTTCCTTATGCTGGAGCTGGTGCTGGGCTTCAGCAGCAACATGACGGTACTGGTGCTCTACTACTCTCAGTCCAAACTGGTCGACTCGGTCAGCAACATGGTCACGGTCAACCTGCATGTGCTGGACGTGGTGTTGTGCGTGCTGTGTCTGCCTCTGACCCTGGTGGTGGTGCTGCTACCCCCAGGGCCCAACCTGGCCCTGCTCTGCTGCTTCCACGAGGCCTGTGTCACCTTTGCCTCCATCGCTACTGCCATCAACGTGCTGGTCATCAGTGTGGACCGCTACGACATCTCCGTCCGACCTGCCAACCGGTTGCTCACCCCACGGAGGGCAGGGCTGCTGCTGACTGCAGTCTGGGCCACGTCTCTGGCCGTCTTCTTCATCCCTTTCCTGGAGGTGGAGTTTCTGACCGGAGGGGAGGAGAATGGGAAGCACATCCCCGCCTCTTCCTCCTCCGCCGCCTGGCATAACCGGACGCTGCTGTGTGTGGGCGGGCAGGGCTATCACACAAGCTTGGCCTTCTACTACCACCTCCTGCTGCAGGTGCCCATCTTCTTTACCACGGTGGCAGTCATGCTGTTCACATACTCACGGATCCTGCGGGCCTTGAACATTCGCATCGGCTCCCATATTAAGAACAGCCAAGGGGGCGCCGTAAGAGACAGAA CCACCTCCCCCCCAGCCCTGTCCTCAGCCCCTCTGGTCAGCTTAGAAGGCCCTGCCACTGCTGCCCCTGTCCCCGGTCCCACTGTCCAGGCATCTGTGTCGGCCATCATCGCACTGCGGCGGGCCGTGAGGCGTCACCGGGACCGGCGGAAGCGCCAGCGGCGCGTCTTCAGGATGTCCCTCCTCATCATCTCCACCTTCCTGGGCTGCTGGGCTCCTCTGTCCATGGCCAACGTGCTGATCCTGGGCCTGGGCCCCAGCGACACCCTGGTCAGCATGCGCCTGTGGTTCCTGGCCCTGGCCTACGGCACCACCGTCTCCCATCCACTGCTCTATGCCTTCACAAGGCAGAAGCTGCGGCGTGTCCTCAGGGCCAAGGTAAAGAAGCGAGTGGTGTCCCTGCTGCAGTTGGACCCCTCGCCAGGAGGGACAGTCATACACAACTCCTGGGTGAAGCCAAGGAAGGGATGTCAGTTACGACTGGAGGGCAGCGACGCCACTGGATGTTGCCTGGCAGAGCCCCTGTGA